A single region of the Triplophysa dalaica isolate WHDGS20190420 chromosome 15, ASM1584641v1, whole genome shotgun sequence genome encodes:
- the LOC130436852 gene encoding NACHT, LRR and PYD domains-containing protein 3-like isoform X1 has translation MAETDPVTSVLHPPPKKKLKSVVSEYFEHRKDEQGILEDGYHISKKCSDNVATNGGNTSDMFPHVREHKVKISEVSLDVKADTNSAVNAPVLTGNTITGPVNIICSSYTAEHQNSTDTAKNRTQEQVIITETLGLQEFLISHKINMKENSESVFECMKEKKVDLNEIYTDLFITEGDMKAVNCEREIMNIDDAFRKTTKRSHDKHIKCNEIFQSLKTKKKKKMIILTKGLAGIGKTVSVQKLILDWAEGTDTANQDIDAMFVFPFREINQIKDNHISFHEFLLEFYPDMEKLEKTSVMKLTEGNVAFIFDGLDESRLSLDFKCRKLRSVEERSSVDEMIINLIRGDLLPSSLIWITSRPAAANQIHPKFVGLFTEVRGFTDQQKEEYFRKRIKDERQADEMIKHIKRSRSLYIMCHIPVFCWITASVFHDILIQNNEGNIDTTLTEMYIHFLLIQMNIKNQKYDEKDEEDYAKLLKSNKPIVLKLSKLAFEQLKKENIIFYEEDLKECDIDASEDSEYTGMIAEIFKKEYGLHKRKVFSFIHLSVQEFLAALHVFICYLTNNKKDLEFFNTRGRKITLNVILKKAIDKAMESERGHLDLFLRFLMGISMESSQKLLEGLLTRTEDTTDSITDTTQYIKRLQKNKRISDEAKVNLFYCLLELKDQSLYVRIQKYLHPDKSDSVIKLSDSMCTLMIYVLLMSENVLDEFNMNRYDTRDKKRLVPAVRCCRRALLSGCNLTAESCEVLASAFQSSKCPLIELDLSNNDLKDSGVKLISDALKTHNCQLVILRLSWCNVTAECCESLSSCLQSSNSLRELDLSNNDLKDSGVKLISDALKTHNCQLHTLSLSGCMVSDEGCCYLASALNSNPSHLRELDLSYNHPQHSALQLLSDKLNDPNYTLNKLNVSHGGERRITSGPRKYVCDLSLDPNTANTKLKLSEENRKITHVRKRQSYSDHQDRFDDVPQVLCRESLTGRCYWEAEWTESDVVISVSYKSINRKGTSDDSMFGHNVKSWSLECSDDGITAWHNDKETVIDDSSCVCKRVGVYVDCSAGTLSFYSVSDTHTLTHLHTYNTTFTEPLYAGFRVLENSSLSLCDINSL, from the exons ATGGCAGAGACAGACCCTGTTACATCTGTTCTCCATCCCCCGCCGAAAAAGAAGTTAAAGTCTGTAGTATCGGAATACTTTGAACATAGGAAAGATGAACAGGGGATTCTCGAGGATGGATATCATATTTCCAAAAAATGTAGCGACAACGTGGCTACAAACGGAGGAAATACATCCGACATGTTTCCTCATGTTCGCGAGCACAAGGTAAAG ATAAGTGAAGTCAGTCTTGATGTGAAGGCCGACACAAATTCAGCTGTAAATGCTCCTGTACTCACTGGAAACACTATAACAGGACCCGTGAACATCATCTGCAGCTCATACACTGCAG AGCATCAAAACTCCACCGACACGGCAAAGAACCGCACACAAGAACAAG TTATAATAACAGAAACTTTAGGACTGCAAGAGTTTTTGATAAGTCATAAGATCAACATGAAGGAGAATTCAGAAAGTGTTTTTGAGTGTATGAAGGAAAAAAAAGTCGATCTAAATGAGATTTACACGGATCTGTTCATCACAGAGGGAGATATGAAAGCAGTCAACTGTGAACGTGAGATTATGAATATTGATGATGCCTTCAGAAAAACAACCAAGAGATCACAtgataaacacataaaatgcaATGAGATATTTCAGTCACTGAAAaccaagaagaagaagaagatgattATTCTGACAAAAGGCCTCGCTGGAATTGgtaaaacagtctctgtgcagaagcTCATTCTGGATTGGGCCGAGGGAACAGATACGGCTAATCAGGACATAGACGCCATGTTTGTGTTTCCATTCAGAGAGATAAACCAGATTAAAGACAATCACATCAGTTTTCATGAGTTTCTGCTGGAATTTTATCCTGACATGGAAAAACTAGAGAAAACAAGTGTAATGAAGTTAACAGAAGGTAATGTGGCGTTTATCTTTGATGGACTTGATGAGAGTCGCTTGAGTTTGGATTTTAAATGCAGAAAGCTGAGGAGTGTCGAGGAAAGATCATCTGTAGATGAAATGATTATAAATCTGATCagaggagatctgcttccatcATCTCTCATCTGGATCACATCAAGACctgcagcagccaatcagattcatCCTAAGTTTGTTGGTTTGTTCACTGAGGTGAGAGGATTCACAGACCAGCAGAAAGAGGAATACTTCAGAAAGAGAATCAAAGATGAGAGACAAGCTGATGAAATGATCAAACACATCAAGAGATCTCGTAGTctctacatcatgtgtcacatccccGTTTTCTGTTGGATCACAGCTTCAGTATTTCATGATATTCTCATCCAGAACAATGAAGGAAACATTGACACAACACTCACTGAGATGTACATCCACTTTCTGCTGATTCAGATGAACATCAAGAACCAGAAATATGATGAGAAAGATGAAGAAGACTACGCAAAGCTCTTAAAATCCAATAAACCCATCGTTCTGAAGTTGTCCAAGCTGGCGTTTGAgcagctgaagaaagagaacATCATCTTCTATGAGGAAGATCTTAAAGAATGTGATATTGATGCGAGTGAAGATTCAGAGTACACAGGAATGATCGCTGAGATCTTTAAGAAAGAATATGGTCTTCACAAGAGAAAAGTCTTCAGCTTTATTCATCTGAGCGTTCAAGAGTTTCTGGCCGCGCTGCACGTCTTCATCTGCTACCTGACCAACAACAAGAAGGACCTTGAGTTTTTCAACACACGTGGCAGAAAGATTACTCTTAATGTCATTCTGAAGAAGGCCATTGATAAAGCCatggagagtgagagaggacatctggatctgtttTTACGCTTTCTGATGGGCATTTCAATGGAGTCTAGTCAGAAGCTTCTCGAAGGTCTGCTCACACGCACTGAAGACACCACAGACAGCATCACAGACACAACCCAATACATTAAACGATTACAAAAGAACAAGAGGATCTCAGATGAAGCTAAAGTGAACctgttttactgtttactggAGCTGAAGGATCAGTCATTATACGTGAGAATCCAGAAATACTTGCATCCAGATAAATCAGATTCAGTCATAAAGCTCTCAGATTCAATGTGTACACTGATGATCTATGTGCTGCTCATGTCAGAGAATGTGCTGGATGAGTTCAACATGAACAGATATGATACACGGGATAAGAAGAGACTCGTTCCAGCTGTGAGATGTTGTAGACGAGCACT ATTGTCTGGCTGTAATCTGACTGCTGAGTCCTGTGAAGTTCTGGCTTCAGCTTTTCAGTCCTCAAAGTGTCCTCTGAtagagctggacctgagtaacaatgatctgaaggattcaggagtgaagctgatctctgatgctctcaagactcacaactgtcaactCGTGATACTAAG ATTGTCTTGGTGTAATGTGACTGCAGAGTGTTGTGAgagtttgtcttcatgtctacaatcatcaaactctctgagagagctggacctgagtaacaatgatctgaaggattcaggagtgaagctgatctctgatgctctcaagactcacaactgtcaactacacacactgag tttaTCAGGTTGTATGGTGTCAGATGAAGGTTGTTGTTATTTGGCTTCAGCTCTGAATTCAAACCCGTCACACCTGAGAGAGCTGGATCTGAGCTACAATCACCCACAACACTCAGCACTTCAGCTGCTCTCTGATAAACTCAATGATCCAAACTACACACTCAACAAACTCAA tgTGAGTCatggaggagagagaagaaTTACATCAGGACCACGCAAGT atgtctgtgatctcTCACTGGATCCAAACACAGCAAACACTAAACTCAAACTGTCTGAAGAGAACAGAAAGATCACACATGTGAGAAAGCGTCAGTCGTATTCTGATCATCAAGACAGATTTGATGATGTTCctcaggtgttgtgtagagagagtctgactggacgctgttactgggaggcTGAATGGACCGAATCAGATGTTGTTATATCTGTGTCATATAAAAGCATCAACAGGAAAGGAACGAGTGATGACAGTATGTTTGGACACAATGTAAAATCATGGAGTCTGGAGTGCTCTGATGATGGAATCACTGCATGGCACAATGATAAAGAAACTGTTATTGATgactcttcatgtgtgtgtaagagagtaGGAGTGTATGTGGACTGTTCAGCCGGCACtttgtccttctacagcgtctctgacacacacacactcacacacttacacacgtacaacacaacattcactgaGCCTCTCTATGCTGGATTTAGAGTGTTAGAGAACTCCTCACTGTCTCTGTGTGACATTAACAGCCTCTAA
- the LOC130436852 gene encoding NACHT, LRR and PYD domains-containing protein 3-like isoform X3: MAETDPVTSVLHPPPKKKLKSVVSEYFEHRKDEQGILEDGYHISKKCSDNVATNGGNTSDMFPHVREHKVKISEVSLDVKADTNSAVNAPVLTGNTITGPVNIICSSYTAEHQNSTDTAKNRTQEQEGDMKAVNCEREIMNIDDAFRKTTKRSHDKHIKCNEIFQSLKTKKKKKMIILTKGLAGIGKTVSVQKLILDWAEGTDTANQDIDAMFVFPFREINQIKDNHISFHEFLLEFYPDMEKLEKTSVMKLTEGNVAFIFDGLDESRLSLDFKCRKLRSVEERSSVDEMIINLIRGDLLPSSLIWITSRPAAANQIHPKFVGLFTEVRGFTDQQKEEYFRKRIKDERQADEMIKHIKRSRSLYIMCHIPVFCWITASVFHDILIQNNEGNIDTTLTEMYIHFLLIQMNIKNQKYDEKDEEDYAKLLKSNKPIVLKLSKLAFEQLKKENIIFYEEDLKECDIDASEDSEYTGMIAEIFKKEYGLHKRKVFSFIHLSVQEFLAALHVFICYLTNNKKDLEFFNTRGRKITLNVILKKAIDKAMESERGHLDLFLRFLMGISMESSQKLLEGLLTRTEDTTDSITDTTQYIKRLQKNKRISDEAKVNLFYCLLELKDQSLYVRIQKYLHPDKSDSVIKLSDSMCTLMIYVLLMSENVLDEFNMNRYDTRDKKRLVPAVRCCRRALLSGCNLTAESCEVLASAFQSSKCPLIELDLSNNDLKDSGVKLISDALKTHNCQLVILRLSWCNVTAECCESLSSCLQSSNSLRELDLSNNDLKDSGVKLISDALKTHNCQLHTLSLSGCMVSDEGCCYLASALNSNPSHLRELDLSYNHPQHSALQLLSDKLNDPNYTLNKLNVSHGGERRITSGPRKYVCDLSLDPNTANTKLKLSEENRKITHVRKRQSYSDHQDRFDDVPQVLCRESLTGRCYWEAEWTESDVVISVSYKSINRKGTSDDSMFGHNVKSWSLECSDDGITAWHNDKETVIDDSSCVCKRVGVYVDCSAGTLSFYSVSDTHTLTHLHTYNTTFTEPLYAGFRVLENSSLSLCDINSL; the protein is encoded by the exons ATGGCAGAGACAGACCCTGTTACATCTGTTCTCCATCCCCCGCCGAAAAAGAAGTTAAAGTCTGTAGTATCGGAATACTTTGAACATAGGAAAGATGAACAGGGGATTCTCGAGGATGGATATCATATTTCCAAAAAATGTAGCGACAACGTGGCTACAAACGGAGGAAATACATCCGACATGTTTCCTCATGTTCGCGAGCACAAGGTAAAG ATAAGTGAAGTCAGTCTTGATGTGAAGGCCGACACAAATTCAGCTGTAAATGCTCCTGTACTCACTGGAAACACTATAACAGGACCCGTGAACATCATCTGCAGCTCATACACTGCAG AGCATCAAAACTCCACCGACACGGCAAAGAACCGCACACAAGAACAAG AGGGAGATATGAAAGCAGTCAACTGTGAACGTGAGATTATGAATATTGATGATGCCTTCAGAAAAACAACCAAGAGATCACAtgataaacacataaaatgcaATGAGATATTTCAGTCACTGAAAaccaagaagaagaagaagatgattATTCTGACAAAAGGCCTCGCTGGAATTGgtaaaacagtctctgtgcagaagcTCATTCTGGATTGGGCCGAGGGAACAGATACGGCTAATCAGGACATAGACGCCATGTTTGTGTTTCCATTCAGAGAGATAAACCAGATTAAAGACAATCACATCAGTTTTCATGAGTTTCTGCTGGAATTTTATCCTGACATGGAAAAACTAGAGAAAACAAGTGTAATGAAGTTAACAGAAGGTAATGTGGCGTTTATCTTTGATGGACTTGATGAGAGTCGCTTGAGTTTGGATTTTAAATGCAGAAAGCTGAGGAGTGTCGAGGAAAGATCATCTGTAGATGAAATGATTATAAATCTGATCagaggagatctgcttccatcATCTCTCATCTGGATCACATCAAGACctgcagcagccaatcagattcatCCTAAGTTTGTTGGTTTGTTCACTGAGGTGAGAGGATTCACAGACCAGCAGAAAGAGGAATACTTCAGAAAGAGAATCAAAGATGAGAGACAAGCTGATGAAATGATCAAACACATCAAGAGATCTCGTAGTctctacatcatgtgtcacatccccGTTTTCTGTTGGATCACAGCTTCAGTATTTCATGATATTCTCATCCAGAACAATGAAGGAAACATTGACACAACACTCACTGAGATGTACATCCACTTTCTGCTGATTCAGATGAACATCAAGAACCAGAAATATGATGAGAAAGATGAAGAAGACTACGCAAAGCTCTTAAAATCCAATAAACCCATCGTTCTGAAGTTGTCCAAGCTGGCGTTTGAgcagctgaagaaagagaacATCATCTTCTATGAGGAAGATCTTAAAGAATGTGATATTGATGCGAGTGAAGATTCAGAGTACACAGGAATGATCGCTGAGATCTTTAAGAAAGAATATGGTCTTCACAAGAGAAAAGTCTTCAGCTTTATTCATCTGAGCGTTCAAGAGTTTCTGGCCGCGCTGCACGTCTTCATCTGCTACCTGACCAACAACAAGAAGGACCTTGAGTTTTTCAACACACGTGGCAGAAAGATTACTCTTAATGTCATTCTGAAGAAGGCCATTGATAAAGCCatggagagtgagagaggacatctggatctgtttTTACGCTTTCTGATGGGCATTTCAATGGAGTCTAGTCAGAAGCTTCTCGAAGGTCTGCTCACACGCACTGAAGACACCACAGACAGCATCACAGACACAACCCAATACATTAAACGATTACAAAAGAACAAGAGGATCTCAGATGAAGCTAAAGTGAACctgttttactgtttactggAGCTGAAGGATCAGTCATTATACGTGAGAATCCAGAAATACTTGCATCCAGATAAATCAGATTCAGTCATAAAGCTCTCAGATTCAATGTGTACACTGATGATCTATGTGCTGCTCATGTCAGAGAATGTGCTGGATGAGTTCAACATGAACAGATATGATACACGGGATAAGAAGAGACTCGTTCCAGCTGTGAGATGTTGTAGACGAGCACT ATTGTCTGGCTGTAATCTGACTGCTGAGTCCTGTGAAGTTCTGGCTTCAGCTTTTCAGTCCTCAAAGTGTCCTCTGAtagagctggacctgagtaacaatgatctgaaggattcaggagtgaagctgatctctgatgctctcaagactcacaactgtcaactCGTGATACTAAG ATTGTCTTGGTGTAATGTGACTGCAGAGTGTTGTGAgagtttgtcttcatgtctacaatcatcaaactctctgagagagctggacctgagtaacaatgatctgaaggattcaggagtgaagctgatctctgatgctctcaagactcacaactgtcaactacacacactgag tttaTCAGGTTGTATGGTGTCAGATGAAGGTTGTTGTTATTTGGCTTCAGCTCTGAATTCAAACCCGTCACACCTGAGAGAGCTGGATCTGAGCTACAATCACCCACAACACTCAGCACTTCAGCTGCTCTCTGATAAACTCAATGATCCAAACTACACACTCAACAAACTCAA tgTGAGTCatggaggagagagaagaaTTACATCAGGACCACGCAAGT atgtctgtgatctcTCACTGGATCCAAACACAGCAAACACTAAACTCAAACTGTCTGAAGAGAACAGAAAGATCACACATGTGAGAAAGCGTCAGTCGTATTCTGATCATCAAGACAGATTTGATGATGTTCctcaggtgttgtgtagagagagtctgactggacgctgttactgggaggcTGAATGGACCGAATCAGATGTTGTTATATCTGTGTCATATAAAAGCATCAACAGGAAAGGAACGAGTGATGACAGTATGTTTGGACACAATGTAAAATCATGGAGTCTGGAGTGCTCTGATGATGGAATCACTGCATGGCACAATGATAAAGAAACTGTTATTGATgactcttcatgtgtgtgtaagagagtaGGAGTGTATGTGGACTGTTCAGCCGGCACtttgtccttctacagcgtctctgacacacacacactcacacacttacacacgtacaacacaacattcactgaGCCTCTCTATGCTGGATTTAGAGTGTTAGAGAACTCCTCACTGTCTCTGTGTGACATTAACAGCCTCTAA
- the LOC130436779 gene encoding uncharacterized protein LOC130436779: MATRAAYFSPSEAQILMEAYEEVKDIIKKKGNTATVIKQREKAWQSIADRLNALNMNGPKRTWQQVKIKYKNILHNAVKKNTHRQGTGGGSPKADLTPAEDMALELNKGRPVLEGISGGKETSIGSSQDATRFIQVSGSTVFLSPAQAPDDADPGESPSAAATAHDGDDDEEETISLDSRRHEDPDAIQWENQPGNISSQAIRKLYGNHLRRQIEVADIDIQYKKKPIENLALESEIKKRTIRKLDLEIKKLERELQEDDTAQNKN, translated from the exons ATGGCAACTAGAGCCGCGTACTTTTCCCCGTCGGAAGCACAAATCCTCATGGAGGCATACGAGGAGGTAAAGGATATAATTAAGAAGAAAGGCAACACCGCCACAGTGataaagcaaagagaaaaagcGTGGCAAAGTATTGCAGACCGCCTGAATGC ATTAAACATGAACGGGCCAAAACGGACATGGCAGCAGGTCAAAATCAAATACAAGAACATTCTGCACAATG CAGTGAAAAAGAATACCCACAGACAAGGCACGGGTGGTGGGTCACCAAAGGCTGACCTTACCCCAGCAGAGGACATGGCCTTGGAGCTAAATAAAGGCAGGCCCGTCTTAGAGGGGATCTCTGGGGGGAAAGAGACGAGCATAGGTTCCTCCCAAGATGCCACCCGCTTCATTCAAG TGTCTGGCAGCACTGTGTTCCTGTCACCAGCACAAGCACCAGACGATGCTGATCCA GGTGAAAGCCCCAGTGCAGCAGCAACAGCACATGATGGAGACGATGATGAGGAGGAGACCATCTCTCTGGATTCCAGAAGGCATGAG GACCCAGATGCTATACAGTGGGAAAACCAGCCTGGCAACATA AGCTCACAAGCTATCAGAAAGTTGTATGGCAACCACCTCCGGCGCCAAATAGAAGTGGCAGACATAGACATTCAGTACAAGAAGAAACCGATTGAAAATCTTGCACTGGAGTCCGAAATAAAAAAGAGGACAATTAGGAAACTGgaccttgaaataaaaaaacttgagaGGGAG CTCCAAGAAGATGACAcagctcaaaataaaaattag
- the LOC130436852 gene encoding NACHT, LRR and PYD domains-containing protein 3-like isoform X2 has translation MAETDPVTSVLHPPPKKKLKSVVSEYFEHRKDEQGILEDGYHISKKCSDNVATNGGNTSDMFPHVREHKISEVSLDVKADTNSAVNAPVLTGNTITGPVNIICSSYTAEHQNSTDTAKNRTQEQVIITETLGLQEFLISHKINMKENSESVFECMKEKKVDLNEIYTDLFITEGDMKAVNCEREIMNIDDAFRKTTKRSHDKHIKCNEIFQSLKTKKKKKMIILTKGLAGIGKTVSVQKLILDWAEGTDTANQDIDAMFVFPFREINQIKDNHISFHEFLLEFYPDMEKLEKTSVMKLTEGNVAFIFDGLDESRLSLDFKCRKLRSVEERSSVDEMIINLIRGDLLPSSLIWITSRPAAANQIHPKFVGLFTEVRGFTDQQKEEYFRKRIKDERQADEMIKHIKRSRSLYIMCHIPVFCWITASVFHDILIQNNEGNIDTTLTEMYIHFLLIQMNIKNQKYDEKDEEDYAKLLKSNKPIVLKLSKLAFEQLKKENIIFYEEDLKECDIDASEDSEYTGMIAEIFKKEYGLHKRKVFSFIHLSVQEFLAALHVFICYLTNNKKDLEFFNTRGRKITLNVILKKAIDKAMESERGHLDLFLRFLMGISMESSQKLLEGLLTRTEDTTDSITDTTQYIKRLQKNKRISDEAKVNLFYCLLELKDQSLYVRIQKYLHPDKSDSVIKLSDSMCTLMIYVLLMSENVLDEFNMNRYDTRDKKRLVPAVRCCRRALLSGCNLTAESCEVLASAFQSSKCPLIELDLSNNDLKDSGVKLISDALKTHNCQLVILRLSWCNVTAECCESLSSCLQSSNSLRELDLSNNDLKDSGVKLISDALKTHNCQLHTLSLSGCMVSDEGCCYLASALNSNPSHLRELDLSYNHPQHSALQLLSDKLNDPNYTLNKLNVSHGGERRITSGPRKYVCDLSLDPNTANTKLKLSEENRKITHVRKRQSYSDHQDRFDDVPQVLCRESLTGRCYWEAEWTESDVVISVSYKSINRKGTSDDSMFGHNVKSWSLECSDDGITAWHNDKETVIDDSSCVCKRVGVYVDCSAGTLSFYSVSDTHTLTHLHTYNTTFTEPLYAGFRVLENSSLSLCDINSL, from the exons ATGGCAGAGACAGACCCTGTTACATCTGTTCTCCATCCCCCGCCGAAAAAGAAGTTAAAGTCTGTAGTATCGGAATACTTTGAACATAGGAAAGATGAACAGGGGATTCTCGAGGATGGATATCATATTTCCAAAAAATGTAGCGACAACGTGGCTACAAACGGAGGAAATACATCCGACATGTTTCCTCATGTTCGCGAGCACAAG ATAAGTGAAGTCAGTCTTGATGTGAAGGCCGACACAAATTCAGCTGTAAATGCTCCTGTACTCACTGGAAACACTATAACAGGACCCGTGAACATCATCTGCAGCTCATACACTGCAG AGCATCAAAACTCCACCGACACGGCAAAGAACCGCACACAAGAACAAG TTATAATAACAGAAACTTTAGGACTGCAAGAGTTTTTGATAAGTCATAAGATCAACATGAAGGAGAATTCAGAAAGTGTTTTTGAGTGTATGAAGGAAAAAAAAGTCGATCTAAATGAGATTTACACGGATCTGTTCATCACAGAGGGAGATATGAAAGCAGTCAACTGTGAACGTGAGATTATGAATATTGATGATGCCTTCAGAAAAACAACCAAGAGATCACAtgataaacacataaaatgcaATGAGATATTTCAGTCACTGAAAaccaagaagaagaagaagatgattATTCTGACAAAAGGCCTCGCTGGAATTGgtaaaacagtctctgtgcagaagcTCATTCTGGATTGGGCCGAGGGAACAGATACGGCTAATCAGGACATAGACGCCATGTTTGTGTTTCCATTCAGAGAGATAAACCAGATTAAAGACAATCACATCAGTTTTCATGAGTTTCTGCTGGAATTTTATCCTGACATGGAAAAACTAGAGAAAACAAGTGTAATGAAGTTAACAGAAGGTAATGTGGCGTTTATCTTTGATGGACTTGATGAGAGTCGCTTGAGTTTGGATTTTAAATGCAGAAAGCTGAGGAGTGTCGAGGAAAGATCATCTGTAGATGAAATGATTATAAATCTGATCagaggagatctgcttccatcATCTCTCATCTGGATCACATCAAGACctgcagcagccaatcagattcatCCTAAGTTTGTTGGTTTGTTCACTGAGGTGAGAGGATTCACAGACCAGCAGAAAGAGGAATACTTCAGAAAGAGAATCAAAGATGAGAGACAAGCTGATGAAATGATCAAACACATCAAGAGATCTCGTAGTctctacatcatgtgtcacatccccGTTTTCTGTTGGATCACAGCTTCAGTATTTCATGATATTCTCATCCAGAACAATGAAGGAAACATTGACACAACACTCACTGAGATGTACATCCACTTTCTGCTGATTCAGATGAACATCAAGAACCAGAAATATGATGAGAAAGATGAAGAAGACTACGCAAAGCTCTTAAAATCCAATAAACCCATCGTTCTGAAGTTGTCCAAGCTGGCGTTTGAgcagctgaagaaagagaacATCATCTTCTATGAGGAAGATCTTAAAGAATGTGATATTGATGCGAGTGAAGATTCAGAGTACACAGGAATGATCGCTGAGATCTTTAAGAAAGAATATGGTCTTCACAAGAGAAAAGTCTTCAGCTTTATTCATCTGAGCGTTCAAGAGTTTCTGGCCGCGCTGCACGTCTTCATCTGCTACCTGACCAACAACAAGAAGGACCTTGAGTTTTTCAACACACGTGGCAGAAAGATTACTCTTAATGTCATTCTGAAGAAGGCCATTGATAAAGCCatggagagtgagagaggacatctggatctgtttTTACGCTTTCTGATGGGCATTTCAATGGAGTCTAGTCAGAAGCTTCTCGAAGGTCTGCTCACACGCACTGAAGACACCACAGACAGCATCACAGACACAACCCAATACATTAAACGATTACAAAAGAACAAGAGGATCTCAGATGAAGCTAAAGTGAACctgttttactgtttactggAGCTGAAGGATCAGTCATTATACGTGAGAATCCAGAAATACTTGCATCCAGATAAATCAGATTCAGTCATAAAGCTCTCAGATTCAATGTGTACACTGATGATCTATGTGCTGCTCATGTCAGAGAATGTGCTGGATGAGTTCAACATGAACAGATATGATACACGGGATAAGAAGAGACTCGTTCCAGCTGTGAGATGTTGTAGACGAGCACT ATTGTCTGGCTGTAATCTGACTGCTGAGTCCTGTGAAGTTCTGGCTTCAGCTTTTCAGTCCTCAAAGTGTCCTCTGAtagagctggacctgagtaacaatgatctgaaggattcaggagtgaagctgatctctgatgctctcaagactcacaactgtcaactCGTGATACTAAG ATTGTCTTGGTGTAATGTGACTGCAGAGTGTTGTGAgagtttgtcttcatgtctacaatcatcaaactctctgagagagctggacctgagtaacaatgatctgaaggattcaggagtgaagctgatctctgatgctctcaagactcacaactgtcaactacacacactgag tttaTCAGGTTGTATGGTGTCAGATGAAGGTTGTTGTTATTTGGCTTCAGCTCTGAATTCAAACCCGTCACACCTGAGAGAGCTGGATCTGAGCTACAATCACCCACAACACTCAGCACTTCAGCTGCTCTCTGATAAACTCAATGATCCAAACTACACACTCAACAAACTCAA tgTGAGTCatggaggagagagaagaaTTACATCAGGACCACGCAAGT atgtctgtgatctcTCACTGGATCCAAACACAGCAAACACTAAACTCAAACTGTCTGAAGAGAACAGAAAGATCACACATGTGAGAAAGCGTCAGTCGTATTCTGATCATCAAGACAGATTTGATGATGTTCctcaggtgttgtgtagagagagtctgactggacgctgttactgggaggcTGAATGGACCGAATCAGATGTTGTTATATCTGTGTCATATAAAAGCATCAACAGGAAAGGAACGAGTGATGACAGTATGTTTGGACACAATGTAAAATCATGGAGTCTGGAGTGCTCTGATGATGGAATCACTGCATGGCACAATGATAAAGAAACTGTTATTGATgactcttcatgtgtgtgtaagagagtaGGAGTGTATGTGGACTGTTCAGCCGGCACtttgtccttctacagcgtctctgacacacacacactcacacacttacacacgtacaacacaacattcactgaGCCTCTCTATGCTGGATTTAGAGTGTTAGAGAACTCCTCACTGTCTCTGTGTGACATTAACAGCCTCTAA